One Rosa chinensis cultivar Old Blush chromosome 5, RchiOBHm-V2, whole genome shotgun sequence genomic region harbors:
- the LOC112165528 gene encoding probable glucuronoxylan glucuronosyltransferase IRX7, which produces MLEQKRAPKSRGFYVRMKLQSSKHGRPQEKSSFYTYCKWVLWLSLTLYFFSSYLISNHPNQNKPTTSLSKSHFSPLASRALFESAIENTTAVLENKGLFKGLKVFVYDLPAKYNADWLSNDRCRTHLFASEVAIHRALLTSDFLTLDPSQADFFFVPVYVSCNFSTVNGFPAIGHARTLIASAIQLIRTRYPFWDRTQGSDHVFVASHDFGSCFHTMENVAIADGVPDFLKKSIVLQTFGVKHKHPCQEVENVVIPPYVSPESVRTTLENAPADGRRDIFAFFRGKMELHPKNVSGRYYSKRVRTNIWRKFNGDRRFYLQRSRFAGYQSEIVRSVFCLCPLGWAPWSPRLVESVALGCVPVIIADGIRLPFDDVVPWAEISLTVAEKDVGKLGNILEHVAATNLSAIQKNIWDPRVSRALLFHDRIQPGDATWQVLSALENKLARSYRRVSISSE; this is translated from the exons ATGTTGGAGCAGAAGAGAGCCCCGAAGAGCCGGGGCTTCTACGTCAGAATGAAGCTCCAGAGCAGCAAACATGGCCGGCCTCAAGAAAAGAGCTCCTTCTACACATATTGCAAATGGGTCCTCTGGCTTTCCCTCACCCTCTACTTCTTCAGCTCCTACCTCATTAGTAACCACCCAAATCAGAACAAGCCCACCACCTCTCTCTCCAAATCCCATTTCTCACCCTTAGCCTCCCGCGCTCTTTTCGAATCCGCCATTGAAAACACCACCGCCGTCCTCGAAAACAAag GACTGTTCAAAGGGTTGAAGGTTTTCGTGTACGACTTGCCGGCGAAATACAACGCGGATTGGCTCTCCAACGATCGGTGCAGAACCCACTTATTCGCCTCCGAGGTGGCAATTCATCGGGCGCTGTTGACCAGCGACTTTTTGACCCTTGACCCTTCCCAAGCCGACTTCTTCTTCGTTCCCGTCTACGTGTCCTGTAATTTCAGCACCGTCAATGGATTCCCAGCCATTGGTCACGCCCGGACCCTCATCGCCTCCGCCATCCAGCTCATCAGGACGCGGTACCCGTTTTGGGACCGCACCCAAGGCTCCGACCACGTCTTTGTCGCTTCCCACGACTTCGGTTCTTGCTTTCACACAATG GAGAATGTGGCGATCGCAGATGGAGTGCCCGATTTTCTGAAGAAATCGATCGTTTTGCAGACGTTTGGGGTGAAGCACAAGCACCCATGTCAAGAGGTTGAGAATGTGGTCATTCCGCCGTACGTTTCGCCGGAGAGTGTACGGACCACGCTGGAGAATGCTCCGGCGGACGGCCGGCGGGACATCTTCGCATTCTTCCGGGGGAAGATGGAGCTGCACCCGAAAAACGTCAGCGGACGATATTACAGCAA GAGGGTTCGGACGAATATATGGCGGAAGTTCAACGGCGACCGGAGGTTTTACCTGCAACGCAGTCGTTTTGCGGGTTATCAGTCGGAGATCGTAAGGTCGGTTTTCTGTTTGTGCCCGCTTGGGTGGGCCCCGTGGAGTCCGAGACTGGTTGAGTCAGTTGCGCTGGGGTGTGTACCAGTGATAATAGCGGACGGGATAAGGCTGCCCTTCGACGACGTCGTTCCGTGGGCGGAGATTTCGCTAACCGTGGCGGAGAAGGACGTGGGTAAATTGGGAAATATACTCGAACACGTGGCGGCGACGAACCTGAGCGCTATACAAAAGAACATATGGGACCCGAGGGTGAGTCGGGCCCTGCTGTTTCACGATCGGATCCAACCAGGCGACGCCACGTGGCAGGTTCTGTCTGCCCTGGAGAACAAGCTGGCGAGGTCTTACAGGCGCGTGAGTATTTCCAGCGAATAG